From Rutidosis leptorrhynchoides isolate AG116_Rl617_1_P2 chromosome 3, CSIRO_AGI_Rlap_v1, whole genome shotgun sequence, a single genomic window includes:
- the LOC139900762 gene encoding uncharacterized protein, which yields MLYRPENRVQAEQYCRVVKFCYLKNWGNVIQIAAKNNIAHCFIHRLKEGVVYFLSDFDVVPNKPDYLLFNDNQVKIQLQGTLTVSSTSSTLVVEDPTIPTLAEFINKLRGTDLCGNLEYCAIEIPASAQTEGTLADLLRSSHKGKGSGSSTTKVEIFKCTVHVANVRTKNGWYYVSCNICQAKKGSVNFTPHVLPVHRTDRHVVILPTRFKIQLEVTDGTGKAVVVLFDETAEKLVKATAKSLVAEFDEDSLSHVLPNPIANLINTMQTLLLKAGSHYEHGSHESFNCLRVLDSTPNASVLPVTGNKAQPPAVDPSVSTPAGKKRELDVTTPAKESDRPNCRK from the exons GGGAATGTAATACAAATTGCAGCGAAGAATAATATCGCTCACTGTTTTATTCATAGGCTAAAAGAGGGTGTTGTTTATTTCCTATCTGATTTTGATGTTGTTCCAAACAAACCAGACTATCTTCTGTTCAATGACAACCAGGTTAAGATTCAATTACAAG GCACACTAACTGTCTCCAGTACATCGTCCACTTTGGTTGTGGAAGACCCTACAATTCCCACCCTGgcagaattcattaacaaacttcg TGGGACGGATTTATGCGGTAACCTCGAGTATTGTGCAATAGAGATCCCCGCTTCGGCGCAGACCGAAGGAACCCTTGCTGATTTACTCAGGTCGTCTCACAAAGGAAAAGGTTCCGGATCATCAACTACAAAG GTTGAGATCTTCAAGTGTACTGTCCATGTAGCGAATGTCCGCACCAAGAATGGTTGGTATTACGTTAGTTGCAACATTTGCCAAGCTAAGAAAG GATCTGTTAATTTTACACCACATGTTCTCCCCGTACACAGAACTGACCGCCACGTTGTTATTCTCCCCACCAGGTTCAAAATCCAGCTCGAAGTGACGGATGGGACAGGCAAGGCTGTTGTCGTTTTGTTTGACGAAACGGCAGAAAAGTTGGTGAAAGCAACTGCTAAATCTCTGGTGGCAGAGTTTGATGAG GACTCCCTCAGCCACGTCTTACCTAACCCGATAGCGAACCTCATCAACACAATGCAGACTCTTCTCTTGAAAGCAGGATCACACTACGAACACGGCTCGCATGAAAGCTTCAACTGTCTACGCGTGTTGGATTCCACCCCCAATGCGAGCGTGCTTCCTGTCACTGGCAATAAAGCCCAGCCTCCAGCCGTCGACCCATCTGTTTCTACACCTGCAGGGAAAAAACGGGAATTGGACGTCACTACTCCCGCCAAGGAATCAGACCGCCCAAACTGTCGCAAGTAA